A single window of Nicotiana sylvestris chromosome 3, ASM39365v2, whole genome shotgun sequence DNA harbors:
- the LOC138888479 gene encoding secreted RxLR effector protein 161-like gives MRYFLGLEVARSKQGILVCQRKFTFVLIATLGLAGSKPACTPIDTSHKLTSVEYDHANAHATVDVDELLSDPSSYQKLVGKLLYLTMTRLDISYAVQNLSQFMHKPKKSHWEGSIRVVRYLKNAPGLGILLSSQYSNQLTVYCDADWATCPMTRRSVSGFVVKLGDSLISWKSKKQNTVSRSSTEAEYRSMANAIAEVVWFTGLFKELNVELKLPIKLYCDNLQIADVLTKGLGKAQHEFLLSKLECTICSHCTA, from the exons ATGAGATACTTCCTTGGTCTTGAAGTTGCAAGGAGCAAACAAGGTATTTTGGTTTGTCAAAGGAAATTCACATTTGTTCTCATTGCTACACTTGGTCTTGCAGGTTCTAAACCAGCCTGCACACCTATAGACACAAGCCATAAACTCACCAGTGTTGAGTATGATCATGCTAATGCTCATGCAACTGTGGATGTTGATGAGTTACTCAGTGATCCAAGCAGCTATCAGAAATTGGTTGGGAAGTTGTTATACCTCACTATGACAAGGCTAGACATCAGCTATGCTGTCCAAAATCTGAGTCAATTCATGCACAAGCCAAAGAAGTCACATTGGGAAGGATCAATAAGAGTGGTAAGGTACCTAAAGAATGCACCAGGGCTGGGGATCCTGCTTTCATCTCAGTATTCTAATCAGctcacagtgtattgtgatgcagaTTGGGCTACTTGTCCAATGACTAGAAGATCAGTGAGTggatttgtggtaaaactaggaGACTCTCTTATCTCCTGGAAGTCCAAGAAACAAAATACAGTATCAAGAAGCTCTACAGAAGCTGAATATAGGAGCATGGCCAATGCTATAGCAGAGGTAGTCTGGTTCACAGGGTTGTTTAAGGAGCTGAATGTTGAGCTAAAACTTCCAATAAAACTCTACTGCGACA ACTTGCAGATTGCAGATGTGTTGACAAAAGGATTGGGGAAGGCACAACATGAGTTTTTACTGTCCAAGCTGGAGTGTACAATTTGTTCACATTGCacagcttga